A DNA window from Massilia putida contains the following coding sequences:
- a CDS encoding TonB-dependent receptor, whose product MRKFQKTAIAAAVAHVAVLSSAAAWAQTTGDASAGSAPAVVHVSGQRAALQSAQKLKQDSDEVVDSIVAEDIGKLPDRSVTEVLQRIAGVTIDRNMAGDPNRQSVEGSGVSVRGLTYVRSEINGRDAFSAGGGRSLGFADVAPELMAGVDVYKNPSAEQIEGAVAGLVNLRTAMPFDYKGFKGSLGVSESYSTLRKGAPSPTGTILLSNRWNTSLGEFGALVDFAKAKSPTRSDGVGVDPYFPHVNSTDPAKYDRSKTQWIPLGVGYRSQDFERTRRGDYAAFQWRPSRDLTAALTYFKTKYKEDLDEHVVSSAEDKWYQQVASANSVFDSNGAFQSGTISNPTYGGSPFNSSQRINTRESSTRDTSLNVQWRVTPDLTWTNDFQHVHSTTEGFDADVSTGFILPNQTMDMRGSVPQIGLGSPAYMADPNNYYWAYTQEALDHAVATQKAWKSDFKFQFDDPVLRDVRFGFRMANREGVNNKAQKFYNWQAITFPWMEGWQIPHVARLGDPRFAGGASLQKIDNFFDGKYNLPPMLFADEAVVRGFPNEWAKIHAYHDVLCKEQGSSCTPWAPATFNDPAATNTQSEKTRAAYTQLRFGWDNLKYPIDGNIGVRYVKTNGAGSGYVSFTPPPPITIGNGVAVSGQEKLISIAPIAQAQSFENSYHNWLPSLNLRMKYSDKLQFRFAVAKAMARPDFNQLQVQTTLSAQNLQTTYKDATGKTTAVQFNGTSLTGNSDGNPLLKPTTSTNVDLTAEWYFAKAGSLTFSAFNKDIKDIVITKNYSYTAMDVSGKPQAFVVTGPVNGAKGFARGFEIAHQQYYDFVPDWLRGIGTQASWTYVSSERKLNDPVFEAWCSGNDASSNFNLFINGCDTDARAFGKTPLQGLSRHTVNFAVMYEQHGLSMRLAYNWRSRYLLGVTQWGSRGNNGLNTNPAADPSRYLIPTTNNDQAFGLPLYQAPYGQLDGSIFYDFTDKFRVGLEATNLTNSYTRQIMEQHAGNFTRQVFMSGPRYTLLAQYSF is encoded by the coding sequence ATGAGGAAGTTTCAGAAGACCGCAATTGCTGCAGCGGTTGCGCACGTAGCCGTCCTTTCCAGCGCCGCAGCATGGGCCCAGACGACCGGCGATGCCAGCGCCGGCAGCGCCCCTGCCGTCGTCCACGTGAGCGGCCAGCGCGCCGCTTTGCAGTCGGCGCAAAAACTCAAGCAGGACTCCGACGAGGTCGTCGACTCGATCGTCGCCGAAGACATCGGCAAGCTGCCGGACCGTTCGGTCACCGAGGTGCTGCAGCGTATCGCCGGCGTCACCATCGACCGCAACATGGCGGGCGACCCGAACCGCCAGTCCGTCGAAGGCTCGGGCGTGTCGGTGCGCGGCCTGACCTACGTGCGTTCGGAAATCAACGGCCGCGACGCGTTCTCGGCCGGTGGCGGCCGCTCGCTCGGCTTCGCCGACGTGGCGCCGGAGCTGATGGCCGGCGTCGACGTCTACAAGAATCCGTCCGCGGAACAGATCGAAGGCGCCGTCGCGGGCCTGGTCAATCTGCGCACGGCCATGCCGTTCGACTACAAGGGCTTCAAGGGCTCGCTGGGCGTGTCGGAATCGTATTCCACGCTGCGCAAGGGCGCGCCGTCCCCGACCGGCACGATCCTGCTGTCGAACCGCTGGAACACGTCGCTCGGCGAATTCGGCGCGCTGGTCGACTTCGCCAAGGCAAAAAGCCCGACCCGCTCGGACGGCGTGGGCGTCGACCCGTATTTCCCGCACGTGAATTCCACGGATCCGGCCAAGTACGACCGCTCCAAGACGCAGTGGATTCCGCTGGGCGTGGGCTACCGCTCGCAGGACTTCGAACGCACCCGCCGCGGCGACTATGCCGCGTTCCAGTGGCGTCCGAGCCGCGACCTCACGGCCGCGCTGACCTACTTCAAGACGAAGTACAAGGAAGACCTGGACGAGCACGTCGTCTCCTCGGCCGAGGACAAGTGGTACCAGCAGGTCGCCAGCGCCAACTCGGTCTTCGACAGCAACGGCGCGTTCCAGAGCGGCACGATCTCGAACCCGACCTATGGCGGTTCGCCGTTCAACAGCTCGCAGCGCATCAACACGCGTGAATCGAGCACACGCGACACCTCGCTGAACGTGCAATGGCGCGTGACGCCGGACCTGACCTGGACCAACGACTTCCAGCATGTCCATTCGACGACCGAAGGCTTCGACGCCGACGTGTCGACGGGCTTCATCCTGCCGAACCAGACGATGGACATGCGCGGCAGCGTCCCGCAGATCGGCCTGGGTTCGCCGGCCTATATGGCGGATCCAAACAACTACTACTGGGCCTACACCCAGGAAGCGCTGGACCACGCGGTCGCCACCCAGAAGGCATGGAAGTCCGACTTCAAGTTCCAGTTCGACGACCCGGTCCTGCGCGACGTCCGCTTCGGCTTCCGCATGGCGAACCGCGAAGGCGTCAATAACAAGGCCCAGAAGTTCTACAACTGGCAGGCAATCACGTTCCCGTGGATGGAAGGCTGGCAGATCCCGCACGTTGCCCGCCTGGGCGATCCGCGTTTCGCCGGCGGCGCCTCGCTGCAGAAGATCGACAACTTCTTCGACGGCAAATACAACCTGCCGCCGATGCTGTTCGCCGACGAGGCCGTGGTGCGCGGGTTCCCGAACGAGTGGGCCAAGATCCACGCCTACCACGATGTCCTGTGCAAGGAACAGGGTTCGAGCTGCACGCCGTGGGCCCCGGCGACGTTCAACGATCCGGCCGCCACCAACACACAGTCCGAGAAAACCCGGGCCGCCTACACGCAGCTGCGCTTCGGCTGGGACAACCTGAAGTACCCGATCGACGGTAACATCGGCGTCCGCTACGTGAAGACGAACGGCGCAGGCAGCGGCTACGTGTCGTTCACGCCGCCGCCGCCCATCACGATCGGCAACGGCGTCGCCGTGTCGGGCCAGGAAAAGCTGATCAGCATCGCCCCGATCGCGCAGGCGCAATCGTTCGAGAACTCGTACCACAACTGGCTGCCGAGCCTGAACCTGCGCATGAAGTACAGCGACAAGCTGCAGTTCCGCTTCGCCGTCGCCAAGGCGATGGCGCGGCCGGACTTCAACCAGCTCCAGGTCCAGACGACGCTGTCCGCCCAGAACCTGCAGACGACCTACAAGGACGCCACCGGCAAGACGACCGCGGTCCAGTTCAACGGCACCAGCCTGACCGGCAACAGCGACGGCAACCCGCTGCTGAAGCCGACGACGTCCACCAACGTCGACCTGACCGCGGAATGGTACTTCGCCAAGGCCGGTTCGCTGACGTTCTCGGCGTTCAACAAGGACATCAAGGACATCGTCATCACGAAGAATTACTCGTACACGGCGATGGACGTCAGCGGCAAGCCGCAGGCGTTCGTGGTGACCGGTCCGGTCAACGGCGCCAAGGGCTTCGCCCGCGGTTTCGAGATCGCCCACCAGCAGTACTACGACTTCGTGCCCGACTGGCTGCGCGGCATCGGCACCCAGGCCAGCTGGACCTATGTGTCGAGCGAGCGCAAGCTGAACGATCCGGTGTTCGAGGCATGGTGCTCGGGTAACGACGCGTCGTCGAACTTCAACCTGTTCATCAACGGCTGCGATACCGACGCCCGCGCCTTCGGCAAGACTCCGCTGCAGGGCCTGTCGCGCCACACGGTCAACTTCGCGGTCATGTACGAACAGCACGGCCTGTCGATGCGCCTGGCGTACAACTGGCGTTCGCGTTACCTGCTGGGCGTGACCCAGTGGGGCAGCCGCGGCAACAACGGCCTGAACACGAATCCGGCCGCCGATCCGAGCAGGTACCTGATCCCGACGACGAACAACGACCAGGCGTTCGGCCTGCCGCTGTACCAGGCACCGTACGGCCAGCTGGACGGCTCGATCTTCTACGACTTCACGGACAAGTTCCGTGTGGGCCTGGAAGCCACGAACCTGACCAACTCGTACACGCGCCAGATCATGGAGCAGCACGCGGGCAACTTCACCCGCCAGGTCTTCATGAGCGGTCCGCGCTACACGCTGCTGGCACAGTACTCGTTCTGA
- a CDS encoding aldehyde dehydrogenase (NADP(+)) — protein MNIQGEMIIGKRAVRGSAALLRAYNPATHAEMEPEFGAATMDDLAAACLLAEQAFDAYRATSLEQRARFLETIAERIMDIGPLLIERASAESGLPAARLEGERGRTCNQLRLFAKVVRDGHFLEATLDSALPQRTPPRPDLRMRKIGLGPVAVFGASNFPLAFSVAGGDTASALAAGCPVVVKAHNAHLGTSELVAKAIRQAVEDCGMPEGTFSMLIGTGFEIGQALVSHPAIKAVGFTGSRAGGLALVNAANARKEPIPVYAEMSSINPFFLLPGALAAGGKKLAQGFVDSLTMGVGQFCTNPGLVIGLAGADLDAFRTAATEALGAKGAGTMLTAGIHQTYLDAVARRSGIDGVELVAQGSSEGCGCAGQAMLYQTDAATFLSNSLLEEEIFGPTSLMVTCKDESELLEVARRVEGQLTATIHATAADRELAGKLMPTLERKAGRILFNGFPTGVEVCHAMVHGGPFPATSDSRTTSVGATAIERFLRPVCYQDVPAELLPEALRDDNPLGLTRMVDGTLQ, from the coding sequence ATGAACATCCAAGGCGAAATGATCATCGGCAAGCGCGCCGTGCGCGGCAGCGCCGCGCTGCTGCGCGCCTACAACCCGGCCACGCACGCCGAGATGGAGCCCGAATTCGGCGCCGCCACCATGGACGACCTGGCTGCCGCCTGCCTGCTCGCCGAACAGGCGTTCGACGCCTACCGCGCCACGTCGCTCGAGCAGCGCGCGCGCTTCCTGGAAACCATCGCCGAGCGCATCATGGACATCGGGCCGCTGCTCATCGAGCGCGCCTCCGCCGAGTCGGGCCTGCCGGCCGCGCGGCTGGAAGGCGAGCGCGGACGCACCTGCAACCAGCTGCGCCTGTTCGCCAAGGTCGTGCGCGACGGGCACTTCCTGGAAGCGACGCTGGATTCCGCCCTGCCCCAGCGCACGCCGCCGCGTCCGGACCTCCGCATGCGCAAGATCGGCCTGGGCCCCGTCGCCGTGTTCGGCGCCTCGAACTTCCCGCTCGCGTTCTCCGTCGCCGGCGGCGACACCGCGTCCGCGCTGGCGGCCGGCTGTCCCGTCGTCGTGAAAGCCCACAACGCCCACCTTGGCACGTCGGAACTGGTCGCCAAGGCGATCCGCCAGGCCGTGGAAGATTGCGGCATGCCGGAAGGGACGTTCTCCATGCTGATCGGAACGGGCTTCGAGATCGGCCAGGCGCTCGTATCGCACCCCGCGATCAAGGCCGTCGGCTTCACCGGCTCGCGCGCGGGCGGCCTCGCGCTCGTGAACGCGGCCAACGCGCGCAAGGAACCGATCCCGGTCTATGCCGAGATGAGCAGCATTAACCCGTTCTTCCTGCTGCCGGGCGCACTGGCCGCCGGCGGCAAGAAGCTGGCGCAAGGCTTCGTCGATTCGCTGACGATGGGCGTGGGCCAGTTCTGCACGAACCCGGGCCTCGTGATCGGTCTCGCCGGCGCCGACCTGGACGCGTTCCGCACGGCCGCCACCGAAGCGCTTGGTGCCAAGGGCGCGGGCACGATGCTCACGGCCGGCATCCACCAGACCTATTTGGACGCCGTGGCGCGCCGCTCCGGGATCGACGGCGTGGAACTGGTCGCGCAAGGCAGCTCGGAAGGCTGCGGCTGCGCCGGGCAGGCCATGCTGTACCAGACGGATGCCGCCACGTTCCTGTCGAACAGCCTGCTGGAAGAAGAGATCTTCGGCCCGACCTCGCTGATGGTCACCTGCAAGGACGAGAGCGAGCTGCTCGAAGTGGCACGCCGCGTCGAGGGCCAGCTGACGGCCACGATCCACGCCACGGCGGCCGACCGCGAGCTGGCCGGCAAACTGATGCCGACCCTGGAACGCAAGGCCGGCCGCATCCTGTTCAACGGCTTCCCGACCGGCGTCGAGGTGTGCCATGCGATGGTCCACGGCGGCCCGTTCCCTGCCACGTCGGACAGCCGCACGACGTCCGTCGGCGCCACCGCCATCGAGCGCTTCCTGCGTCCGGTGTGCTACCAGGACGTGCCGGCGGAGCTGCTGCCGGAAGCGCTGCGCGATGACAATCCGCTGGGGCTCACGCGGATGGTGGACGGGACGTTGCAGTAA
- a CDS encoding glycoside hydrolase family 2 protein translates to MGRLAYRICGMLVLALSCITAAQAAPRATVALDDGWSFVKGDAPDQAAWTPVRLPHTFNADDATTPHPYRGPAWYRRTLAAPSAGRGRVYLEFDGAALSTDVWLNGAHVGRHEGGFARFRFDVTDRLKPGANELRVRVDNARQPDVAPLGGDYTLYGGLYRSVRLVTTSDVHIDMLDAGGPGVYFSTPAVTDKAARLHWRVRVANERARSGRVLVTARLRDAAGRVVATARQTAALPARAVVPVELDAVLAAPHLWQGVDDPYLYKSDVTVARAGATVDRVDDEVGVRTVRLDPERGLLLNGRPYRVHGVNVHLTSVPGKGTAVSDADIDADYRILQELGVTGLRFAHYQHNAHSYALADRYGFLVWTELPLTSEVGASDAFAANAAQQARELVRQNVNRPSVLVWGLGNEIYKVDDVSSHVLDAMQRLVHEEDASRPTAYANCCAPLDGPQAMHTDVIASNVYFGWYDKEFADLGPFLAANRTLRPQTPQALSEYGAGASALQQEDPPRRPEAKSGWHPEQYQALYHEAAWRQIEAAPWLWASFVWTGFDFASSGRSEGDAPGINDKGLVSMDRRVRKDAYYWYQANWSKKPMVHIASRRAVRRTAADAEVKVYSNQPAVRLRVNGVDLGERPVEGRIARWPVRLAPGSNRIEVQAGPSVDSVDWTLTP, encoded by the coding sequence CCGCCCAGGCCGCACCACGCGCCACCGTTGCCCTTGACGACGGCTGGTCCTTCGTCAAGGGCGACGCGCCCGACCAGGCAGCGTGGACGCCCGTGCGGCTGCCCCACACGTTCAATGCGGACGACGCCACGACGCCGCATCCGTACCGCGGGCCCGCCTGGTATCGGCGCACGCTCGCCGCACCGTCCGCGGGCCGCGGCCGCGTCTATCTCGAATTCGACGGCGCCGCGCTGTCGACGGACGTCTGGCTGAACGGCGCACACGTCGGGCGCCACGAGGGCGGCTTCGCGCGTTTCCGCTTCGACGTCACGGACCGGTTGAAGCCGGGCGCCAACGAATTGCGCGTCCGTGTCGACAACGCGCGCCAGCCGGACGTCGCGCCGCTGGGCGGCGATTACACGCTGTACGGCGGCCTGTATCGCAGCGTCAGGCTCGTGACGACGTCCGACGTGCACATCGATATGCTGGACGCCGGCGGACCCGGCGTCTATTTCAGCACGCCGGCCGTGACGGACAAGGCGGCCCGGCTGCACTGGCGCGTGCGCGTCGCGAACGAGCGCGCGCGTTCCGGACGCGTGCTCGTGACGGCGCGCCTGCGCGACGCGGCGGGCAGGGTGGTGGCGACCGCGCGGCAAACCGCGGCGCTGCCGGCGCGGGCCGTCGTCCCGGTCGAGCTGGACGCCGTACTGGCGGCGCCGCACCTGTGGCAGGGCGTCGACGATCCCTATTTGTACAAGAGCGACGTGACGGTGGCGCGGGCGGGGGCGACGGTCGACCGCGTCGACGACGAGGTCGGCGTGCGCACCGTGCGGCTCGACCCGGAACGGGGTCTGCTGCTGAACGGCCGTCCGTACCGCGTCCATGGCGTCAACGTCCACCTGACGTCTGTGCCGGGCAAGGGCACGGCGGTGTCGGATGCCGACATCGATGCCGACTACCGCATCCTGCAAGAGCTGGGCGTGACGGGCCTGCGCTTCGCCCACTATCAGCACAACGCCCACAGCTACGCGCTGGCCGACCGTTATGGCTTCCTGGTCTGGACGGAGCTGCCGCTGACGTCGGAAGTGGGCGCCAGCGACGCGTTCGCGGCCAACGCGGCCCAGCAGGCGCGCGAACTCGTGCGCCAGAACGTCAACCGCCCGTCCGTGCTCGTCTGGGGATTGGGCAACGAGATCTACAAGGTGGATGACGTCAGCAGCCATGTGCTCGACGCGATGCAGCGCCTGGTGCACGAGGAGGACGCGAGCCGACCGACCGCGTACGCGAACTGCTGCGCGCCGCTCGACGGACCGCAGGCGATGCACACGGACGTGATCGCGTCGAACGTGTATTTCGGCTGGTACGACAAGGAGTTCGCGGATCTCGGCCCGTTCCTGGCGGCGAACCGCACGCTGCGGCCGCAGACGCCGCAGGCGCTGAGCGAGTACGGCGCGGGGGCGAGCGCACTGCAGCAGGAAGACCCGCCGCGCCGTCCGGAGGCGAAGAGTGGCTGGCATCCGGAGCAGTACCAGGCCCTGTACCACGAAGCGGCGTGGCGCCAGATCGAGGCGGCGCCCTGGCTGTGGGCGAGCTTCGTGTGGACCGGCTTCGATTTCGCGTCGAGCGGCCGCAGCGAAGGCGATGCGCCGGGCATCAACGACAAGGGCCTCGTCAGCATGGACCGCCGGGTGCGCAAGGATGCGTATTACTGGTACCAGGCCAACTGGTCGAAGAAGCCGATGGTCCACATCGCGTCGCGGCGCGCGGTGCGGCGGACCGCGGCGGATGCCGAGGTCAAGGTGTACAGCAATCAGCCGGCGGTGCGGCTGCGCGTGAATGGCGTCGACCTGGGCGAAAGGCCTGTGGAAGGCCGCATCGCCCGGTGGCCGGTGCGCCTGGCGCCGGGCAGCAATCGCATCGAGGTGCAGGCAGGCCCCTCGGTCGACAGCGTCGATTGGACATTGACGCCGTAG